The window GTTCGAATTTGTATCAATTGGTCTAACATCGACTGAGGAACACTAAAGTAATACGAGGATACTTCTTCCGAAGGAAGTGGATATTTTTGACTCCATTTGTTCTGATTGGATTGATTTCGATGAGGGGATGGCAACGAGAATACCTCAAATCTTAATATTGAAAGACCGGTCCAATGGTTTCATCACTCTCCTTAAACCGAACCGTGTCACCAATTTTGACAGAACCAAAATCAGTCACGCCATCTATGATTGTCGTGAGTTTTACATTTTCTTCCGTTTGTACGATCGCAAGTAAATAAGGTGCTCGCGATGCCATATGACCAAAACCAACATGTACAACAGTGAAGGAAACAATCGTTCCGTTCTGTTTTAATTCGATCGTTTCAATGGATTCGCTGCCACAAGAGGGGCAACCATCTAACACTTCCGCTACTTTGCATTGGCATTTGTGGCAAACAATGCCAGTTAAAGTCACTGTTGGGGTCATAGTACCATTACTCGTATTTACCAAATTTTAATGCAATCTGTTTATTTTAAGATTTATGATTTGAGATTCACGATTCAATTTTGATGCAACTGCCGGCGATGATTTGATAACCATTTGAAAACTGTTTCCATACCCGCAAG of the Leptospira biflexa serovar Patoc strain 'Patoc 1 (Paris)' genome contains:
- a CDS encoding Zn-ribbon domain-containing OB-fold protein, producing the protein MTPTVTLTGIVCHKCQCKVAEVLDGCPSCGSESIETIELKQNGTIVSFTVVHVGFGHMASRAPYLLAIVQTEENVKLTTIIDGVTDFGSVKIGDTVRFKESDETIGPVFQY